The following proteins are encoded in a genomic region of Xanthomonas cassavae CFBP 4642:
- the polA gene encoding DNA polymerase I has protein sequence MSRLVLIDGSSYLYRAFHALPPLTNAQGEPTGALFGVVNMLRATLKERPAYVAFVVDAPGKTFRDDLYADYKANRPSMPDDLRAQVQPMCDIVHALGIDILRIDGVEADDVIGTLALQGAAADLAVTISTGDKDFAQLVRPGIELVNTMSGSRMDSDEAVIAKFGVRPDQIVDLLALMGDAIDNVPGVEKCGPKTAAKWLAEYDSLDGVIANADKIKGKIGDNLRAALPRLPLNRELVTIKTDVTLASGPRALDLREPNSETLAALYARYGFSQALRELGGAAAGVQTEAMAVARTEPGRARGTGFVSGPVSAPVDIDPALAAPGQYETILTQEQLDSWIARLRTAGQFAFDTETDSLDALQANLIGLSVAAEPGQAAYLPFGHDFPGAPAQLDRTQALAQLAPLLTDPAVRKLGQHGKYDLHVMRRHGVELAGYADDTLLESFVLNSGSARHDMDSLAKRYLGYDTVKYEDICGKGAKQIPFAHVSLEDATRYAAEDADITLRLHRVLGPRLAAEPGLERVYREIEMPLVEVLARIEANGVCVDAAELRRQSADLSKRMLAAQQKATELAGRSFNLDSPKQLQALLFDELKLPAVVKTPKGQPSTNEEALEAIADQHELPRVILEYRGLAKLRSTYTDKLPEMIHPHSGRVHTSYHQAGAATGRLSSSDPNLQNIPIRTEDGRRIRRAFVAPAGRKLIACDYSQIELRIMAHLSGDPGLVGAFESGADVHRATAAEVFGRTIDAVSGDERRAAKAINFGLMYGMSAFGLARQLGIGRGEAQDYIALYFSRYPGVRDFMETTRQQARDKGYVETVFGRRLYLDFINAGSQGQRAGAERAAINAPMQGTAADIIKRAMVRVDGWIADHAQRAKMILQVHDELVFEADTDFVDTLLAEVTTRMAAAAELRVPLVVDSGIGDNWDEAH, from the coding sequence ATGAGCAGATTAGTCCTGATCGACGGGTCCAGTTACCTGTATCGCGCGTTCCACGCGCTTCCGCCGCTGACCAATGCCCAGGGCGAGCCCACCGGCGCCTTGTTCGGCGTGGTCAACATGTTGCGCGCCACCTTGAAGGAGCGCCCGGCCTACGTCGCGTTCGTGGTGGATGCGCCCGGTAAAACATTCCGCGATGACTTGTATGCCGACTACAAGGCCAACCGCCCGTCGATGCCCGACGACCTGCGCGCGCAGGTGCAGCCGATGTGCGACATCGTGCATGCGCTGGGTATCGACATCCTGCGCATCGACGGCGTGGAAGCGGACGATGTGATCGGCACGCTGGCGCTGCAGGGCGCCGCCGCCGACCTTGCCGTCACCATCTCCACCGGCGACAAGGACTTCGCGCAGCTGGTGCGCCCGGGCATCGAACTGGTCAACACCATGAGCGGCAGCCGCATGGATTCGGACGAGGCGGTGATCGCCAAGTTCGGCGTGCGCCCCGACCAGATCGTGGACCTGCTGGCGCTGATGGGCGATGCCATCGACAACGTGCCCGGCGTGGAAAAGTGCGGCCCCAAGACCGCCGCCAAATGGCTGGCCGAATACGACTCGCTCGATGGGGTGATCGCCAACGCCGACAAGATCAAGGGCAAGATCGGCGACAACCTGCGCGCCGCCTTGCCGCGGCTGCCGCTCAACCGCGAACTGGTCACCATCAAGACCGACGTGACCCTGGCCAGCGGCCCGCGCGCGCTGGACCTGCGCGAGCCCAACAGCGAAACGCTGGCCGCGCTGTATGCGCGCTACGGCTTCAGCCAGGCGCTGCGCGAACTGGGTGGCGCCGCTGCCGGCGTGCAGACCGAAGCGATGGCGGTGGCCCGCACCGAACCTGGCCGCGCCCGCGGTACCGGCTTCGTCTCCGGCCCGGTCAGCGCGCCGGTGGATATCGATCCCGCACTGGCCGCACCTGGTCAGTACGAGACCATCCTGACCCAGGAGCAGCTCGACAGCTGGATCGCGCGCCTGCGCACCGCCGGCCAGTTCGCCTTCGATACCGAAACCGACAGCCTGGATGCCCTGCAGGCCAACCTGATCGGGCTCAGCGTCGCCGCCGAGCCCGGCCAGGCCGCCTACCTGCCGTTCGGCCACGACTTCCCCGGTGCCCCGGCCCAGCTCGATCGCACCCAGGCGCTGGCGCAGCTGGCGCCGCTGCTCACCGACCCGGCCGTGCGCAAGCTCGGCCAGCACGGCAAGTACGACCTGCACGTGATGCGCCGCCATGGCGTGGAGCTGGCCGGCTATGCCGACGACACCCTGCTGGAAAGCTTCGTGCTCAATTCCGGCAGCGCCCGCCACGACATGGACAGCCTGGCCAAGCGCTACCTGGGCTACGACACCGTCAAGTACGAAGACATCTGCGGCAAGGGCGCCAAGCAGATTCCCTTCGCCCACGTCAGCCTGGAAGACGCCACCCGCTACGCTGCCGAAGACGCCGACATCACCCTGCGCCTGCACCGCGTGCTCGGCCCCAGGCTGGCCGCCGAGCCGGGCCTGGAGCGCGTCTACCGCGAGATCGAGATGCCGCTGGTGGAAGTACTGGCGCGCATCGAAGCCAATGGCGTGTGCGTGGACGCGGCCGAACTGCGCCGCCAGAGCGCGGACCTGTCCAAGCGCATGCTCGCCGCCCAGCAGAAGGCCACCGAGCTGGCCGGGCGCAGCTTCAACCTGGATTCGCCCAAGCAACTGCAGGCGCTGCTGTTCGACGAGCTCAAGCTGCCCGCCGTGGTCAAGACGCCCAAGGGCCAGCCCTCGACCAACGAAGAGGCGCTGGAAGCCATTGCCGACCAGCACGAGCTGCCGCGGGTGATCCTGGAATACCGCGGCCTGGCCAAGCTGCGCAGCACCTACACCGACAAGCTGCCGGAAATGATCCACCCGCATTCCGGGCGCGTGCACACCAGCTACCACCAGGCCGGCGCCGCCACCGGGCGGTTGTCCTCGTCCGATCCCAACCTGCAGAACATCCCGATCCGCACCGAAGACGGCCGCCGCATCCGCCGCGCCTTCGTCGCCCCGGCCGGGCGCAAGCTGATCGCCTGCGACTACTCGCAGATCGAGCTGCGCATCATGGCGCACCTGTCCGGCGACCCGGGTCTGGTCGGTGCGTTCGAGTCCGGCGCCGACGTGCACCGCGCCACCGCAGCGGAAGTGTTCGGCCGCACCATCGACGCCGTCAGCGGGGATGAGCGCCGCGCCGCCAAGGCGATCAACTTCGGCCTGATGTACGGCATGAGCGCCTTCGGCCTGGCCCGCCAGCTCGGCATCGGCCGTGGCGAGGCGCAGGACTACATCGCGCTGTACTTCAGCCGCTATCCGGGCGTGCGCGACTTCATGGAAACCACGCGCCAGCAGGCGCGCGACAAGGGCTACGTGGAGACCGTGTTCGGCCGCCGCCTGTATCTGGACTTCATCAACGCCGGCAGCCAGGGCCAGCGTGCTGGTGCCGAGCGCGCCGCCATCAACGCCCCGATGCAGGGTACCGCTGCGGACATCATCAAGCGTGCGATGGTCCGCGTGGATGGCTGGATCGCCGACCACGCGCAACGCGCGAAGATGATTCTGCAGGTGCACGATGAGCTGGTGTTCGAAGCAGACACCGATTTCGTCGACACGCTGCTGGCCGAAGTCACCACGCGCATGGCGGCTGCCGCCGAGTTGCGCGTGCCATTGGTGGTGGATTCGGGCATCGGCGATAACTGGGATGAGGCGCACTGA
- a CDS encoding DUF2782 domain-containing protein encodes MKRARLLLLPLLLLGGCATTSGGVGGDGVPAGADVTSKTMGNGDKVDEYRVNGQLEMVRVTPARGAPYFLYDRDHDGHTDAEKDKVNKVYWQLYSW; translated from the coding sequence ATGAAGAGAGCACGTCTTTTGCTGTTGCCGCTGCTGCTGCTTGGCGGCTGTGCCACCACCTCCGGCGGCGTTGGCGGTGACGGGGTCCCGGCCGGTGCCGATGTCACCAGCAAGACCATGGGCAATGGCGACAAGGTGGACGAATACCGCGTCAACGGTCAGCTGGAAATGGTGCGGGTCACGCCGGCACGCGGCGCGCCGTATTTCCTGTACGACCGCGACCACGACGGGCATACCGACGCGGAGAAGGACAAGGTCAACAAGGTGTATTGGCAGCTGTATAGCTGGTGA